Part of the Zingiber officinale cultivar Zhangliang chromosome 6A, Zo_v1.1, whole genome shotgun sequence genome, CATGCAATTAATTAGTCCATGGAAGTTACTGTTCCAGTTCATGCATCTGTTCTTGAAGTTAATTTAAAGGGAACGgaaaaggaagacttcattgatcGATCTCCACCGATTTCTTGCTGCCTCAGTTTGATACATGTGAGAAAGAAGCAGTCATATGCAGCAGCTAGCTGGTCTTGGCTTTCACATGATTTAGGTTTCTTAATGATATATAGtaccaataataataataaaaagagttCATTGATCTCGTGAAATGCGGGTAGCTGTTTCTGTCAGGTCTTCCATATTCCAGAAGAAGCAAGTCGATCGGTTGTGGTGCAAGGCCTTCGCATTGAAGGTAGATCTTGCTCTGTTGCTCAGGCTCATTTATCACTCGCCGATCGAGGCCTTCACAGTGATCGTATGTGCCATGaaaatttattcttttccttCACGTTTGAAggttgaaaatttaatttcaacctgaaaaagaGAAACAAAAGTACACACACTGCCACACGTACATAATCCACATGGTGCTCAGCGCATCACATGCAACATTTATGTCCTGAACATTGTGGCTCTTAAAATGCTAGCTTTCATGCATGTGGCATTTTGTTCACTCCGAGCTTCCTCAAATGATCGAGAGAGAAAGATGCAAAACCACTTTGTCTCTCTTGCGCTGCTTCATCCTACAATTGTTTGCTATTTTCAACAAAGGATTTGTTGAAATGCCCTAAATTGTTAGACCTTTCAACGTGAGTTGCTCTGGGAAAAGCATATAATTCCAAATACTTCTCGCAATGAAAATTTGACTCCACTTCTCATATGCTCGCATGGCAATTGTACATATCTGCCAATGCCCACTAAATGTCGTGGATGATCAAGCCATCGATCAATGAACAGACAGACGTACATGTTCTCTAGAGATCGTCGGTGAATTAAGAAGATGAGAAGGCATGAAAAGCACTTCAATAGAGGATTATAATGATGTCGAGATCTCGGCAGGCCATTCTTAAGTTAAGGTTCGCATGAGGTATAAAATCATAggagaaagaagaaataggagaaAATTTGATGGAGCCGAAGAGAATAGAGTCCTTTTGCATGCTTACCTTCTCTAGAGTTTATATAACTGCTAAAAGAGCATCTCTATGACGTGGCATTAATTCATTTTCGTCATCCTTGTATGAGCTAGTAAGAGGGCTAGATCCGACAACCGTTAGTTGTCTCTCCATTCATCAAACGCCACATGTTTAAAGTAGGGCAATCAAGAGACCAGATATAACAACCACATAATCGCTTCTTCATTCGCCTAGTGCCGTGTGTTACGGAATATTCATAATTATTGCGTGCCTGTCCTGGAAGAAATAGTCTTATTATTGAGACGCTTATGTTGCTTCCTTATTTATGTACACCCAACGCTTTTTCAGAGGGCTAGCATAGGATGTGAGTATGATCCAAAGATGAGAAAATGAGGTTGATATTGAGTGCCCTTGATCAGAATAGACGAAGTCAACGACTGAGACAGAGATAGACAGAATGTCAGGATCAAAGGTTGAGTCTTGGATAGAGTCGGTGGCTGGGATCAAGTTCAGGATAGTGTCAATGTCTAAGGTCGAGTTCGGGATAGTGTCAACAGCTGAGGCTGAGGCCAGTATGATGTCGACGACTGAGGTTGAGTCAGGTGCAATGTCGGGATTTGATATTTAGGAGTGGAGGATGTTGGTGATCGAGATCAAGGGATGATGTCGGGATCTGAGGTCAAAGCGTGAGAGATGTCGACGACCAAGGTTGAGGCGGGGATAATGTCAAGATCTGAGACTGAGAGATTTGGATGATGTTAACGACTAAGGTCGAGATAGGGACGATATTGATGACTAAGACTGAGACATAAAGGATATTAAGGTTTGAGACTAAGACATGATAGGGGCAATACTGACGATTAAGATTTGAGACAAAGACATAAAGGATATTAAGGCCGGCATAGATAATGTCGACGATTGAAACTAAAATATAATAGTTGATTTTCTCccaaatcaaacttaaatatttgagATGAGTGTATTAAATATGTTAGTTCAAATCCGAGGCTAAATCTAATTCTTCTAgtctagaatttttttaaatcaaaagaGACCCTATTTATTCATTAGATGGATAGATTGGACCCCATCTGTTAAATAGATGGGATCAAACTCATCCAACTAATAAATGAACAAGGAATCAGGATCGATCCAGATATCCGGGATCAGAGGATCTCTGCCATTCTTTTTGAGTCACGTTTGATCTATTTTAATTTTGACTGATAAACTTTTAACTATATAAGACACGCGGAGGTTACAGAATTTCATCATCATTTTTAATTTTGACGGACAACTCAATCTGACTTTTAACTATATAAGACAAGTGGAGGTTATAGAATTCCATCATATCGCATGTTTATACTGAAATTCACAAGTTGAGAGCATAAAGGAGACCAACTAGCCAAACTATATTTTAGTATTTTTcagtatatttaattaaaaactttgacTGATTTTTGGTGGCTTTGTTTTTTCTCAATGCTtgcagagagagaaaaaaattccttttttaaGAGGGCTTGTGATGCCTATATTTATATGCTTTTTTGTTGGTCTTTTGATGATAAAAAACTAGACTAATACTAAATTCAGTTGCTTTTATTTGTGTGATTGATCTCACCGTTAGTTATGAAAAAAAAGGGGTTCTTGCAGTCTATAGGCATCAGTCTTCATCGAAAATTATGCGTATTGATGGTATTAATTCCATCAAGTGGTAATAGAATAGTCTCCAAACCTATCTAGCGATCTCAATGATGCTTGTTCCTCAAGAAATAGGATCAGAGAAGATGCTTGGTTGACAGTACATTCCTGCACCTTCACTTGGCTAGTCATGAACGTGAGCTTCCGATGGTCGATGACGACGAGGTATTGGATTCTTCATCGGAGTAGTCCAAATCGTCAAAGTCccaaagttcttctttctcctcatcCTCACCTGGCAACTTCAACTGATCCTGCACCATCTCTTTGCCTTCGATTATGTTCAGTACCTGCCATCACCCATTTCATCCTGCTCAGTATCACTGTTTGAATGTTTGATCCGAAGAAAAGCAGAGTGAACACGGTTGAGATTTATGAGTCACCCGTGACACATGAATAGTCATGGATTTGGAAAAGTAtcttttttcttcttgttgttaaTTCTTGTGGATATTGAAGCAGATCTGGCAATTAACATAGCAACTAGGGTGGTCACTCCAAACTATGCATGATCAGTGTTTAAATATAGTTTTTGATGAACAAATATGACAATCTGCTGTTCATAATTTGATCATCATTGGTTAGGAGCTAAGGCAAGAAAGCAATCTGTTACCAAACGATTACAGTTCCTTGAATTAGATATTTTGATTAACAAATGCAACTTGGTGGTCACAAAGAATAGCCAGGTAAGAACAACTAAGAAAATATCACAAGATTCAGCATCCACTTGTTTCCTTTTTAACATTTTGTCCAAACTCTAGTTGTTCAACTACCTTTCAGATCTACTAGTTTCTCGTTCATAGCTATTGGACTAACCTCGGTCATCGAAGGACGAGATGTTGGTGCCGGTATGATGCAGAGGGATGCGGCGAAAGCGAGCTTGTGTAGCTGCTCGCAGTCGTAATGATCTCCTAATCTTGAATCCACCAGCATTCTTATTGAGCCATCTCTTAGATAAGGCTTTGCCTGCGGTTAAGTTAGTTAAGAATTGATCCAAGTTCAGGAATTGAAGGCCCTGTGCATTGAGCAGGCACTTACCCAACTGACCAAGCTCATGTGAGATCCGTCGACCGGATTCCTCGCCGATATAATCTCCAAGAGGAAGACACCAAATGCAAAGACATCAGTCTTCTCATGCACTATCCCATGCATGAAATACTCCGGCGCCAAGCACCTAATCACACAAAAActtcattaattttttaaaatcccaAGCTACTCTTCCTGTAAGCTGATGACTGAAGTTTAAGTTTGTGTAAATACCCAAATGTGCCTTCTATGGGTTTCACGGTGCGATGAATCCACTCCGATGGAAGCCATTTCGCGAGCCCGAAATCGGATATCTGTGATCGACAAGTAGTTAAATAGAGTTGAAATTCAGAACAGAAACTTCAAGTTGGAAGAACTGAGAGAGCTAGCTACTTGGGGCTGAAAATTATGAGTGAGGAGTATATTGGTGGCCTTGATGTCTCTATGGATGATCCTTCTCTGGCACCCTTTGTGCAGGTAATGCAGTCCCCTTGCAGTTCCTAGAGCAATGTCGTACCTCAGCTTCCACTCCATGGGAGGTCTGCTCTCATCTGCATTAATGATTAAACCCTTCGATCAATGTTCAAGTCGATCAAACAGACTATTTTGAGCTCTAAACCGTTGAAGAAATGTTCAGTACCGTGGAGGTTGGAGGAGACGGAGCCATTGGAGGCGAACTCGAAGATCAAGTGGAAGCCGCGCTCGATGCAGCAACCGATGAGGGGGGAGACGTTGGCATGGCGGACGTGGCCGACGGTGCCCAGCTCTGTTAAGAAGTCCTTCTCTTTCTGCTCTTCCGACGAAGCTCTGGCCATCGTCTTCACCGCGATCGCATGTCCGTCCTCCAGCACTCCCCTGTACACCTCCGCGTGGCCTCCTCTCCCCACCAGATTGTCTGCTAAATCACCCCGAGAAACGGGTCCGTCGTAGGTCCGGATGAAGCATTTGAGATAGGAACGACAAAGCACGAACCTTGGTTAAAGCCATTGGTGGCTCTGTGGACCTCCTCGTAGGAGAAGCATCTCCAAGCTGGCGCTTTCAGTGCTTGGGCATCAAACAGAGGCGGCTCTTCGGCCTCTCCTTTCCTTCTCCGCCTGCCGAATTTAAATAGCAGAAGCATGCTTTTGAGACGCATTAATTCCTAGAGCAAGCTAAGAGCTCCTGAAGCAGTAGAAGACGAACAGGAAGACGAAGCAAGTGTTCCTCAATGGGCACTAAACCAGTCCACCATGGCCGTGCATAGCTTTGCTTTACGAGGGACGTACGCTACAGAGCATCATTAATGAGGAAGGTGGGAGCTTTTAAAGGGGAATCCGAGCTGCCATGGTTGCTTTCTTGAATCACGGAGTCACCTCCATCCATGGCTGCTTCGGCCTTGAGGAAAACTACAAATTACTCGTGCCTTGATGGAGGAAGCTGGATCTTGGATGTGGCGGCAGCCTTTTGCTTGCTTCCTTTGAAGATTATAGCTAGGAATAGGTGATTAGGAATGGCCACCCTGTCCATGCGATTTTAAagattataaataataataatattatctaAGCATTTTGGCTCTTTTAATTGGTTTGAAAatataaaaactatttaaaaaaaaaggttaaaaTGAGAGTCCTTGGTGGTCGCAAGTGCGAATGGGTCCTGCAAGACTGTTGATGCTTGAATTGTCATTGTTTGGAGCAGCAGTGAATAAGTTGTTCGACGAATGATGTGCCCACAGCAGTTTGTTTAACGTTGAACAGTTAATGAGATCGGTTTGGTATCGATTCTTTTGTGCAGGAGAAACGATTCCTCAATAATTAGGTACAGTAGGTGTGTGTATGATCCTGAAGTTTCTGTCATGCAGATGTCTGATCGAACACGGTTCTGTGTCTCTGTCTTATCTTCTGGCAGCGTTTGACCGTGAGAAAGGAGTAGGATCCGTCTGAGATTAGAGGATGGACTGAATAATAAGCTCCTTTTGaagaaaaagcaaaaaaaaaaaaaaaaaaaaaaaaaaggggttaAATCACCTAAGATGataaatttttcattaattattaagataaatcaaaaaatagTTATGACGAATGGCGTAAAAGTTTAACATCCCATGGCTACGTATCTCACTTgacaaaaatttttttaaaaatatatcgtAGCTAAGGATCGAATCGTGGATAACATAAAAACTCGTATAAAAGCCTATAATGTTAGTTGTCGGGTAATGCAATAACTCTGATGAAGGCCTATATATGACAACTATGATTAAAAAGACGGAAAATGAGTTTGAATGGTAATTAAGGAGTTGGAAGGAAGATGTTCATATCTGAGACAGTCAAAAGATGAGTAATCAATGAGTTATACGGTATTGACCGAGTCATTGAGCACCAAGGGGGTTGATCGTCGTGAGAACTGGTAACACGGGAAAGAGAGACAAAGAGAATGTGAGGATTAGCATCAAGGCCAACGGATGTCCTAACTCAACCACTTGGACGCTCCAGTTAGATTTCCAACTAgaaaaaatggagaagaagaatagTACAGAGGAGATGCGTATATTTTTGAAATCATACTTGTGTTCGCATGAGCGAATCCTTTTATATCACAACTATATGATACCTCTCTCTTCTAAGTATTAATTGATGATgagacatttgacatattttggtAAAAATGTCTCACATCATATCTAGGGTCAAGTCACTCACATTTTGTACTATGCAAGATCATGTTGTGAAAGTTATTACGCGTAGGTGCACCATATTGTTATTGGCCGGTGGGAACGGAGGATTTGAGTATATTAGATTACAAGGTGTCAAGCTAACAAATCGAATTAGATAAGTTTGAATGTTGAGTCAGTAAGAGCTAGTACAGAGTAGTGTGTCAAGTCAGTCAAGTTGAGCATCTAGTTGATAGGATCAATTGGAGATGAGCATCGAGTTGTCTCATTGGAACTGAGCGTCCAGTCGATAGGTCAAACTAGAGATGAGTAAAGAGTCATCTTGGTAGAGTTGAGTATCCAATCAATAGGATCGATTGGAGATGAGCAGAGAGTCATCTTGGTGGAGTTGAGCGTCTAACGTCAGATAGGATAACGATTGTCCTGCGAGCTAATGAAAAGACGGAATTGAAAAGAAGATAAGAATAGAAAATGCCAAAAATAAAGAGAAACACATCGTTCTCTaggttttacaaaaaaaaaaactttatttagAATAATGAATCCTCAAACCGATAAACATgtgtttatataaaaaaaaaaactttatttagAATAATGAATCCTCAAACCGATAAACATGTGTTTATATAGACTCTCTatccctaaatttttttttaaaaaaaaatcctaatatatGAACTAAATTCCTATtttgta contains:
- the LOC121998497 gene encoding probable receptor-like serine/threonine-protein kinase At5g57670 isoform X1, yielding MRLKSMLLLFKFGRRRRKGEAEEPPLFDAQALKAPAWRCFSYEEVHRATNGFNQADNLVGRGGHAEVYRGVLEDGHAIAVKTMARASSEEQKEKDFLTELGTVGHVRHANVSPLIGCCIERGFHLIFEFASNGSVSSNLHDESRPPMEWKLRYDIALGTARGLHYLHKGCQRRIIHRDIKATNILLTHNFQPQISDFGLAKWLPSEWIHRTVKPIEGTFGCLAPEYFMHGIVHEKTDVFAFGVFLLEIISARNPVDGSHMSLVSWAKPYLRDGSIRMLVDSRLGDHYDCEQLHKLAFAASLCIIPAPTSRPSMTEVLNIIEGKEMVQDQLKLPGEDEEKEELWDFDDLDYSDEESNTSSSSTIGSSRS
- the LOC121998497 gene encoding probable receptor-like serine/threonine-protein kinase At5g57670 isoform X2 gives rise to the protein MRLKSMLLLFKFGRRRRKGEAEEPPLFDAQALKAPAWRCFSYEEVHRATNGFNQDNLVGRGGHAEVYRGVLEDGHAIAVKTMARASSEEQKEKDFLTELGTVGHVRHANVSPLIGCCIERGFHLIFEFASNGSVSSNLHDESRPPMEWKLRYDIALGTARGLHYLHKGCQRRIIHRDIKATNILLTHNFQPQISDFGLAKWLPSEWIHRTVKPIEGTFGCLAPEYFMHGIVHEKTDVFAFGVFLLEIISARNPVDGSHMSLVSWAKPYLRDGSIRMLVDSRLGDHYDCEQLHKLAFAASLCIIPAPTSRPSMTEVLNIIEGKEMVQDQLKLPGEDEEKEELWDFDDLDYSDEESNTSSSSTIGSSRS